A window of Marinobacter salarius contains these coding sequences:
- a CDS encoding SufE family protein has product MTAAEQEFLNNPLGKDTTLEDVLDGFEFLDDWEERYAFIIDLGKQLPAFPDDERREENYVHGCQSQVWLIHHYDEQSGKLYLLIDSDAIIVRGLAAIILVALNGKSPRDLLATDIDELFEQLDLFRHISPTRGNGLRAMVGRIRDVAAETAAA; this is encoded by the coding sequence AATTTTTGAACAATCCGCTCGGGAAAGACACCACCCTCGAAGACGTCCTGGATGGCTTTGAATTCCTGGACGACTGGGAAGAGCGTTACGCGTTCATTATCGACCTTGGCAAGCAGCTACCGGCATTTCCGGACGACGAGCGCAGGGAAGAGAATTACGTCCACGGCTGCCAGAGCCAGGTGTGGCTGATTCATCATTACGATGAGCAAAGTGGCAAGCTATACCTGCTGATTGACTCTGACGCCATCATCGTTCGCGGCCTTGCCGCCATTATCCTGGTGGCCCTGAATGGCAAGTCTCCCAGGGACCTGCTGGCTACGGACATCGACGAACTGTTCGAACAACTGGATCTGTTCCGCCACATCTCGCCCACACGGGGCAACGGCCTGAGAGCCATGGTTGGCAGGATCCGGGATGTGGCTGCGGAAACCGCCGCAGCCTGA
- a CDS encoding flagella assembly protein FlgT: MKLAISVVTALLVIACGGAQAVVLEGVGHATIYNDDVDSARQEAKKAALRDVSLQYEARISSRDTMENGVVTESRLQVASSARAKSVEVVDEYRRGNLLRVTVRADMSAGGQCQAGDAAELRKRVAVTGFPMVYPDQARIGRIGDAGEVLPQLLQADLQRSGQLQVFGATTQRLFDDLLNAPTHQKFNNRLSNVIQVARELGVQFVVTGVIRDVGVSDPDAWGSSVIDRLQRGIGAANQNRRFVVDMMVYDGFSGAPVYQERFSAEARWNAGPGSSDGFGSAGFRETEYGQAVAGLMNNMVSAVNDALACQPFITRVTRVDGDKVTLDSGATAGLRPGDELKLYRSASFFDSPGATPELVDSRATMTVNNVHPDFSNGSIPVYGGLINIQRDDVAIVW; this comes from the coding sequence ATGAAGCTGGCTATTTCTGTTGTCACAGCGCTGTTGGTAATTGCGTGTGGCGGTGCCCAGGCAGTGGTGCTGGAGGGCGTCGGCCACGCCACCATTTACAACGATGACGTCGACAGCGCACGGCAGGAGGCTAAGAAGGCGGCGTTAAGGGATGTTTCCCTGCAGTACGAAGCCAGGATCAGTAGCCGCGACACCATGGAAAACGGTGTGGTGACGGAATCCCGCCTGCAGGTTGCCTCGTCGGCGCGGGCAAAGTCCGTTGAAGTGGTGGACGAGTACCGGCGGGGCAATCTGTTACGTGTCACGGTTCGCGCCGACATGTCAGCGGGCGGCCAGTGCCAGGCCGGCGATGCCGCGGAGTTGAGAAAGCGCGTGGCCGTGACCGGTTTTCCCATGGTGTATCCGGATCAGGCCCGGATAGGTCGAATAGGGGATGCCGGCGAAGTCTTGCCGCAATTGTTGCAGGCAGATCTGCAGAGAAGTGGCCAACTCCAGGTTTTTGGTGCGACCACCCAGCGCCTGTTTGATGACCTGCTTAATGCCCCAACGCACCAGAAATTCAACAATCGATTGAGCAACGTGATCCAGGTGGCTCGCGAGCTCGGGGTGCAGTTCGTGGTTACCGGTGTCATCCGTGATGTTGGCGTGTCCGACCCGGACGCCTGGGGAAGTTCTGTTATCGACCGCCTGCAACGGGGCATTGGTGCGGCGAACCAGAACCGGCGGTTTGTGGTGGACATGATGGTTTATGACGGCTTCAGCGGCGCACCTGTCTATCAGGAGCGGTTTTCGGCGGAGGCACGTTGGAATGCTGGGCCGGGGTCTTCTGATGGGTTCGGGTCGGCGGGTTTCCGGGAAACCGAGTACGGACAGGCTGTTGCGGGATTGATGAACAACATGGTGTCTGCGGTCAATGATGCGCTTGCTTGTCAGCCGTTCATCACGCGGGTGACCAGAGTCGACGGCGACAAGGTCACGCTGGATTCCGGAGCCACGGCAGGCTTGCGCCCGGGGGATGAGCTGAAACTCTATCGCAGTGCCAGTTTCTTCGATTCACCCGGGGCGACCCCGGAACTGGTGGACAGCCGCGCCACCATGACGGTGAACAATGTTCATCCGGACTTCAGCAACGGCAGCATTCCTGTCTATGGCGGGCTGATCAATATACAGCGGGATGACGTGGCTATCGTCTGGTAG
- a CDS encoding LPP20 family lipoprotein, whose translation MILRRILIPALVLTMIGCAPVGQHRNAGADRQQTELDPITVRVSGFGTYEEVSKDRLNTRKRLLARRASQLDAYRNLAERVYGTVIYGSSTVNDFVLQNDMFRTYVDSYIRGAKMVAVNEHSDGVVETVMELKLEPRFRACVSRVTDREVQDLCPIPMPRGNDSTGDFQSRGVDSLYYLE comes from the coding sequence ATGATCCTGCGGCGGATACTGATACCTGCGCTGGTGCTAACAATGATCGGCTGCGCCCCCGTTGGCCAGCACCGGAACGCCGGTGCCGACCGGCAGCAGACCGAACTGGACCCGATTACCGTGCGAGTTAGCGGCTTCGGGACCTATGAGGAAGTGTCGAAAGATCGCCTGAACACGCGCAAGCGCCTGCTTGCCCGGCGTGCGTCCCAGTTGGATGCCTATCGCAACCTGGCGGAGCGGGTCTATGGCACCGTGATTTACGGCAGCTCAACGGTGAACGATTTCGTTTTGCAGAACGATATGTTCCGCACCTACGTTGATAGCTACATCCGTGGCGCCAAAATGGTTGCCGTGAATGAACACAGTGACGGCGTGGTGGAAACCGTTATGGAACTCAAGCTGGAGCCCAGGTTCCGTGCCTGTGTTTCCCGCGTAACCGATCGGGAAGTGCAGGACCTGTGCCCGATTCCGATGCCCAGAGGCAATGACAGCACCGGAGATTTCCAGAGCCGGGGCGTTGATTCCCTCTACTACCTCGAATAA
- a CDS encoding conjugal transfer protein TraF: MTPQRLTKLSLAIGLSIATTSAIASPQAFMSSRSFAMGGTGVAVAHPAAAGATNPAMMAADHHEWSNDFGLILPSVNARFADEEETVDQIDDIQDTIDRFQELDKTSNPEDARQAAGDLRRQLNDFDRDTVRIDGGLGLALAVPSESFAVGFFSNGNIRATVRGEFDEDDEQFLADLENATIPELIAADLDRDLESRGRILASAVAEVGLSIATSIELQDSSRLQLGVSPKYVQLRTFQYTETVSGFEDDEFDSDEYQTDKSGFNLDVGAAYAFGSRNQWNAGIAVKNLIPMELDSAASQPDEEERTLELDPMVTAGIAHKGEFHVLTAEVDLTKKKAFGYEDDTQWVALGAEFDAFRYAQLRFGVRQNLASNDDNDGIEEDTQFTAGIGLSPFGARLDIGGLISDADLGAAIEFGAAF; encoded by the coding sequence ATGACCCCACAGCGTCTGACCAAGCTATCACTGGCCATCGGCCTTTCCATCGCCACCACCTCCGCCATCGCGAGCCCGCAAGCGTTCATGTCATCACGCTCATTTGCCATGGGCGGCACCGGTGTCGCCGTCGCCCATCCGGCTGCGGCCGGCGCCACTAACCCAGCGATGATGGCTGCGGACCACCATGAATGGTCCAACGACTTTGGCCTGATACTGCCCTCCGTCAACGCCCGCTTTGCGGACGAAGAGGAAACCGTTGATCAGATCGACGATATCCAGGACACGATTGATCGCTTTCAGGAACTGGACAAGACGTCGAACCCGGAAGATGCCCGCCAAGCCGCCGGCGACCTGAGACGGCAGCTGAATGACTTTGATCGCGACACCGTCCGGATTGACGGTGGCCTGGGTCTCGCCCTGGCCGTGCCCTCGGAGTCGTTTGCCGTCGGTTTCTTCAGCAACGGCAACATCCGCGCCACCGTCCGCGGGGAGTTTGACGAAGATGATGAGCAGTTTCTGGCTGACCTGGAAAATGCAACCATCCCGGAACTGATTGCCGCCGACCTCGACCGTGACCTGGAGTCCCGTGGCCGCATCCTGGCCTCCGCTGTCGCCGAAGTAGGCCTTTCCATCGCCACTTCCATAGAGCTTCAGGACAGTTCAAGGCTGCAATTGGGCGTCTCCCCGAAATACGTCCAATTGCGCACCTTCCAATACACCGAAACCGTCTCCGGGTTTGAAGACGACGAGTTCGACAGCGACGAGTACCAGACCGACAAGAGCGGGTTTAACCTCGACGTGGGCGCCGCCTACGCTTTCGGTTCTCGCAACCAGTGGAATGCCGGCATTGCCGTCAAAAACCTGATCCCCATGGAACTGGATTCTGCGGCCAGCCAACCTGATGAAGAGGAACGCACCCTGGAACTCGACCCGATGGTAACCGCTGGCATCGCCCACAAAGGCGAATTCCATGTGCTGACGGCAGAAGTGGACCTGACGAAAAAGAAAGCCTTCGGCTACGAAGATGACACCCAGTGGGTTGCTCTCGGCGCGGAGTTCGACGCTTTCCGCTACGCGCAACTTCGCTTCGGCGTGCGCCAGAACCTGGCCAGCAATGACGACAACGATGGCATCGAGGAAGACACCCAGTTTACGGCCGGTATCGGCCTGTCGCCCTTCGGTGCCCGCCTCGATATCGGCGGCCTGATCAGCGATGCCGATCTGGGCGCGGCGATTGAGTTCGGCGCTGCGTTCTAA